One Roseomonas sp. OT10 DNA window includes the following coding sequences:
- a CDS encoding DsbA family protein — translation MTTPRRAVLLAAALGAPALLSLDARAQGSAPAAPAAGDPRLAERAAGKADAPVTVIEYFSLTCSHCAAFHKETWPKVRSELVETGKIRMVWRDFPLDQLALAAATVARSLPPQHYEAFISALLGSQDRWAFARGINNLDEIAKIAALTGMTRAQFDAAIADQGLQRAILEGRMKAEQEFQVNSTPTFVFGRKPVPGALSFDRFAEQVRQAAPG, via the coding sequence ATGACCACCCCCCGCCGTGCCGTGCTGCTGGCTGCCGCCCTGGGCGCGCCGGCGCTGCTCTCGCTCGACGCCCGGGCGCAGGGCAGCGCGCCCGCCGCCCCGGCCGCGGGCGACCCGCGCCTCGCCGAGCGCGCCGCCGGCAAGGCGGACGCGCCCGTGACGGTGATCGAGTACTTCTCGCTCACCTGTTCCCACTGCGCCGCCTTCCACAAGGAGACCTGGCCGAAGGTGCGGAGCGAGCTGGTGGAGACCGGCAAGATCCGCATGGTCTGGCGCGACTTCCCGCTCGACCAGCTCGCCCTGGCCGCGGCCACCGTCGCCCGCTCCCTGCCGCCGCAGCACTACGAGGCCTTCATCTCCGCCCTGCTCGGCAGCCAGGACCGCTGGGCCTTCGCCCGCGGCATCAACAACCTGGACGAGATCGCGAAGATCGCGGCGCTGACCGGCATGACCCGCGCCCAGTTCGACGCCGCCATCGCCGACCAGGGGCTGCAGCGCGCCATCCTGGAGGGCCGCATGAAGGCGGAGCAGGAGTTCCAGGTGAACAGCACCCCGACCTTCGTGTTCGGCCGCAAGCCGGTGCCGGGCGCGCTGTCCTTCGACCGCTTCGCCGAGCAGGTCCGCCAGGCCGCCCCCGGCTGA
- a CDS encoding DUF721 domain-containing protein, which translates to MPDSPRRPDLELRPVGSLVPRLTRPAFRRRSPAGAALMADWPALVGPALAAVTVPLRLNRGTLTIACSGPMAMELQHLGPQLMQRINSALGAVAVEALRFVQQAPARPGPRPVLRPGQAAPLPGPVAERLADIADPALRGALERLGRGVYRRR; encoded by the coding sequence TTGCCCGACTCCCCGCGACGGCCCGATCTGGAGCTGCGCCCGGTGGGCAGCCTGGTCCCGCGCCTGACACGCCCGGCCTTCCGCCGCCGCAGCCCGGCCGGGGCCGCGCTGATGGCCGACTGGCCCGCCCTGGTCGGACCGGCCCTGGCGGCGGTGACGGTGCCGCTGCGGCTGAACCGCGGAACCCTGACCATCGCCTGCTCCGGCCCGATGGCCATGGAACTCCAGCATCTGGGGCCGCAGCTGATGCAGCGGATCAATTCCGCCCTGGGCGCCGTCGCGGTGGAGGCGCTGCGCTTCGTGCAGCAGGCCCCCGCCCGCCCGGGCCCGCGCCCCGTCCTCCGCCCCGGGCAGGCCGCCCCGCTGCCCGGGCCGGTGGCGGAACGTCTGGCCGATATCGCGGACCCCGCGCTGCGGGGGGCGCTGGAAAGGCTGGGCCGAGGCGTCTATCGGAGGCGCTGA
- a CDS encoding A/G-specific adenine glycosylase has translation MHPSASALLAWYDRHRRDLPWRMPPGGGSPDPYRIWLSEVMLQQTTVAAVGPRYARFLARFPTVEALAAAPWEAVAAEWAGLGYYARARNLHAAAKAVAARGGFPESEAGLRALPGIGAYTAAAVAAIGFGLPAVPVDGNVERVVARLFAIRDPLPGARPKLALLARGFLDQAEVVARPGDFAQALFDLGATLCTPRRPACALCPWREPCAARAAGVQDGLPVKAPKAARGLRYGTHFLARDPAGRLLLRHRPPEGLLGGMAEIPGTPWRESGPWEAAEALPHAPLPAAWREAPGTARHGFTHMDVEMRLLTARVDTPAPPGLFWLPEAEARAALPTLMRRLLALDEAAAGVAPAPRPTRRRL, from the coding sequence ATGCACCCCTCCGCCTCTGCCCTGCTCGCCTGGTACGACCGGCACCGGCGCGACCTCCCCTGGCGCATGCCGCCCGGCGGCGGAAGCCCGGACCCATACCGCATCTGGCTGTCGGAGGTGATGCTGCAGCAGACCACGGTGGCGGCGGTGGGGCCGCGCTATGCGCGCTTCCTGGCGCGCTTCCCGACGGTGGAGGCGCTGGCGGCGGCGCCGTGGGAGGCGGTGGCGGCGGAATGGGCCGGGCTCGGCTACTACGCCCGCGCCCGCAACCTGCACGCGGCGGCGAAGGCGGTGGCGGCGCGCGGCGGCTTCCCGGAGAGCGAGGCGGGGCTGCGCGCCCTGCCCGGCATCGGCGCCTATACCGCCGCCGCCGTGGCCGCGATCGGCTTCGGCCTGCCCGCCGTGCCGGTGGACGGCAACGTGGAACGGGTGGTGGCGCGCCTCTTCGCCATCCGCGATCCCCTGCCCGGCGCCCGGCCGAAGCTGGCGCTGCTGGCGCGCGGCTTCCTCGACCAGGCGGAGGTGGTGGCGCGGCCGGGGGATTTCGCCCAGGCGCTGTTCGACCTCGGCGCCACGCTCTGCACCCCGCGCCGACCCGCCTGCGCCCTGTGCCCCTGGCGCGAGCCCTGCGCGGCGCGGGCGGCCGGGGTGCAGGACGGCCTGCCGGTCAAGGCGCCGAAAGCGGCGCGGGGGCTGCGGTACGGCACCCATTTCCTGGCGCGCGACCCGGCGGGGCGGCTGCTGTTGCGCCACCGCCCGCCCGAGGGGCTGCTGGGCGGCATGGCGGAGATCCCCGGCACGCCCTGGCGCGAATCCGGGCCTTGGGAGGCGGCGGAGGCGCTGCCGCACGCCCCGCTGCCGGCGGCGTGGCGGGAGGCGCCGGGAACCGCACGACACGGCTTCACCCATATGGACGTGGAGATGCGGCTGCTGACGGCACGGGTGGACACCCCTGCCCCGCCGGGCCTGTTCTGGCTGCCCGAGGCCGAGGCCCGCGCCGCACTGCCCACGCTGATGCGCCGGCTGCTGGCGCTGGACGAGGCCGCCGCGGGCGTGGCACCTGCGCCCCGCCCCACACGGAGACGCCTGTGA
- a CDS encoding biotin transporter BioY, translated as MTTSLTPALARPRGALRFLGLALLGSGVLAASAQVAVPFWPVPATLQTLAVLLLGALGGSRLGAAAVALTLAQGALGLPVFAGGTAGPAVLMGPTAGYLLGFLPAAWVAGQARGGWLRTGATLLAAHLLVFLPGVAWLAGFVGMEKALLAGFVLFIPGTLVKTGLALAGVALARRG; from the coding sequence GTGACCACCAGCCTGACCCCCGCCCTCGCCCGGCCGCGCGGCGCCCTGCGCTTCCTGGGCCTTGCCCTGCTCGGCTCCGGCGTGCTCGCCGCCTCGGCGCAGGTGGCCGTGCCCTTCTGGCCGGTGCCCGCCACGCTGCAGACCCTGGCCGTGCTGCTGCTCGGCGCGCTGGGCGGCTCCCGGCTCGGCGCCGCCGCGGTCGCGCTCACCCTCGCCCAGGGCGCGCTGGGCCTGCCGGTCTTCGCCGGCGGCACCGCCGGGCCGGCCGTGCTGATGGGCCCGACCGCGGGCTACCTGCTGGGCTTCCTGCCCGCCGCCTGGGTCGCGGGCCAAGCGCGCGGCGGCTGGCTGCGGACGGGCGCGACGCTGCTGGCGGCGCACCTGCTGGTCTTCCTGCCGGGCGTGGCCTGGCTGGCCGGCTTCGTCGGGATGGAGAAGGCGCTGCTGGCGGGCTTCGTGCTGTTCATCCCCGGCACGCTGGTCAAGACCGGGCTGGCGCTGGCGGGCGTGGCGCTGGCGCGGCGGGGCTGA
- a CDS encoding site-specific DNA-methyltransferase, whose translation MGTGIDLTLDQILVGDCLDMLRSLPPASVHAIFADPPYNLQLKGDLKRPEGGMVDGVDDAWDRFDSFPAYDAFTRAWLTECRRVLRKDGTIWVIGAYHNVFRLGTALQDLGYWILNDVIWRKSNPMPNFRGRRFTNAHETLIWASRGPESRYRFNYAAMKALNDDLQMRSDWLIPLCTGGERLRDAAGRKVHPTQKPEALLHRVILSCTSPGEVVLDPFLGSGTTAAVAKRLGRRFVGIERDPDYAAAAQARLDAIEPLPESLALALPAKREQPRIPFGTLVERGLVPAGSKLTDRHRRWKAEVGADGTLRCGRVTGSIHKVGAEVQEAPTCNGWTFWHVERRDGSLRVLDEYRAEVAGG comes from the coding sequence TTGGGGACCGGAATCGACCTGACGCTGGACCAGATTCTGGTCGGCGATTGCCTCGACATGCTCCGGTCCCTGCCGCCGGCCTCGGTGCATGCGATCTTCGCGGACCCGCCCTACAACCTGCAGCTCAAGGGCGACCTGAAGCGCCCCGAGGGCGGCATGGTGGACGGGGTGGACGACGCCTGGGACCGCTTCGACAGCTTCCCCGCCTATGACGCCTTCACCCGCGCCTGGCTGACCGAGTGTCGCCGCGTGCTGCGCAAGGACGGCACGATCTGGGTGATCGGCGCCTACCACAACGTCTTCCGCCTCGGCACGGCGTTGCAGGACCTCGGCTACTGGATCCTGAACGACGTGATCTGGCGCAAGTCGAACCCCATGCCGAACTTCCGCGGCCGCCGCTTCACCAACGCGCACGAGACGCTGATCTGGGCCTCGCGCGGTCCCGAGAGCCGCTACCGGTTCAACTACGCCGCCATGAAGGCGCTGAACGACGACCTGCAGATGCGCAGCGACTGGCTGATCCCGCTCTGCACCGGCGGCGAACGGCTGCGCGACGCGGCGGGGCGCAAGGTGCATCCGACGCAGAAGCCGGAGGCGCTGCTGCACCGGGTGATCCTGTCCTGCACCTCGCCCGGCGAGGTGGTGCTGGACCCCTTTCTGGGCAGCGGCACGACGGCGGCGGTGGCGAAGCGGCTCGGCCGCCGCTTCGTCGGCATCGAGCGCGACCCGGACTACGCCGCCGCCGCCCAGGCCCGGCTGGACGCGATCGAGCCGCTGCCGGAAAGCCTCGCCCTCGCCCTGCCGGCGAAGCGCGAGCAGCCGCGCATCCCCTTCGGCACGCTGGTCGAGCGCGGGCTGGTCCCGGCGGGATCGAAGCTGACCGACCGGCACCGGCGCTGGAAGGCGGAGGTGGGCGCGGACGGGACGCTGCGCTGCGGCCGCGTCACCGGCTCGATCCACAAGGTCGGCGCGGAGGTGCAGGAGGCGCCGACCTGCAATGGCTGGACCTTCTGGCACGTCGAGCGCCGCGACGGCTCGCTGCGCGTGCTGGACGAGTACCGCGCGGAGGTCGCGGGGGGCTGA
- a CDS encoding alpha/beta hydrolase family protein, translating to MANVRHATGAGLTRRAALGATPGLLLAAAAAAAPEARAVWHDARRARDIPVLIREPAGDGPAPTVLISHGLGGSRDGLGYLGRALAEAGFLAIHLQHPGTDDSLWRAGDRTAFAAAALDVGRAVDRLQDVLFALDRLPPRADPQRLSIAGHSYGAWVVQHMLGQRIPGGARGLPLPERRLKAGVALSPIVARGLPPRLAYGGYAAPMLFVTGTADDGWLEGVRAVQRREPFEQSEVPGALAVLDGAVHASFADEPAAGARWSDPTYHERAAGLTVAFLRATLEGDARAIRFLRAAGAGLLRPGDELLTRGL from the coding sequence ATGGCGAATGTACGACATGCCACCGGCGCAGGGCTGACCCGGCGCGCGGCGCTGGGGGCCACGCCCGGCCTGCTGCTGGCCGCCGCCGCTGCCGCGGCGCCCGAGGCCCGTGCCGTCTGGCACGATGCGCGGCGTGCGCGCGACATCCCCGTGCTGATCCGCGAGCCCGCGGGCGACGGCCCGGCCCCCACGGTGCTGATCAGCCATGGGCTGGGCGGTTCACGCGACGGGCTCGGCTACCTCGGCCGGGCGCTGGCCGAGGCGGGCTTCCTGGCCATCCATCTCCAGCATCCGGGCACCGACGACAGCCTGTGGCGCGCGGGGGACCGCACGGCCTTCGCGGCGGCCGCGCTGGATGTCGGCCGCGCCGTGGACCGGCTGCAGGACGTGCTCTTCGCGCTGGACCGGCTGCCGCCGCGCGCCGACCCGCAGCGCCTGTCCATCGCCGGGCATTCCTACGGCGCCTGGGTGGTGCAGCACATGCTGGGCCAGCGCATCCCCGGTGGGGCGCGCGGCCTGCCCCTGCCGGAGCGCCGCCTGAAGGCGGGTGTCGCGCTCTCCCCCATCGTGGCCCGCGGGCTGCCGCCCCGGCTGGCCTATGGCGGCTATGCCGCGCCGATGCTGTTCGTCACCGGGACGGCCGATGACGGCTGGCTGGAGGGCGTGCGGGCCGTGCAGCGCCGCGAGCCCTTCGAGCAGTCGGAGGTGCCTGGCGCGCTGGCGGTGCTGGACGGCGCGGTGCATGCCTCCTTCGCGGACGAGCCGGCGGCCGGCGCCCGCTGGTCCGACCCGACCTATCACGAGCGCGCCGCCGGGCTGACGGTCGCCTTCCTGCGCGCCACGCTGGAGGGCGATGCGAGGGCGATCCGTTTCCTCCGCGCCGCCGGGGCGGGGCTGCTGCGCCCGGGGGACGAGCTGCTGACGCGCGGGCTCTGA
- a CDS encoding GNAT family N-acetyltransferase yields the protein MSEIRIVPLEPRHRADWERLYAGYAEFYRVAQTPEMRARVWAWILDPAHETEALIAEDAAGRAVGLAHFRAFARPLSATTGGFLDDLFVDPQMRGKGVADALLAALAAEARTRGWSVVRWITAEDNSRARAVYDRTAKLTAWRMYDMPPAQG from the coding sequence ATGAGCGAGATCCGCATCGTCCCGCTGGAGCCGCGCCACCGCGCCGACTGGGAGCGGCTCTATGCGGGCTACGCCGAATTCTACCGCGTGGCCCAGACCCCGGAGATGCGCGCGCGCGTCTGGGCCTGGATCCTGGACCCGGCGCATGAGACGGAGGCGCTGATCGCCGAGGACGCGGCGGGCCGCGCCGTCGGCCTCGCGCATTTCCGCGCCTTCGCCCGGCCGCTCTCCGCCACGACCGGCGGTTTCCTGGACGATCTCTTCGTCGATCCCCAGATGCGGGGGAAGGGCGTGGCCGACGCGCTTCTCGCGGCGCTGGCTGCCGAGGCACGGACCCGCGGCTGGTCGGTGGTCCGCTGGATCACGGCCGAGGACAATTCGAGGGCGCGGGCGGTCTACGACCGCACCGCGAAGCTGACCGCATGGCGAATGTACGACATGCCACCGGCGCAGGGCTGA
- a CDS encoding NUDIX hydrolase: MRPWTLLHSRTALRDRWIDVTADAVEDARGHRLDPFYTLAYPDWVQVVALTADDRLVLVRQYRHGLRGPSLELPAGGVDGDEEPLAAGARELMEETGHQAVEWRHVATLSPNTATHRNRCHSLLALGCRRVAEPAPGPGEDIAVELHPWREVLDRLHEGLLPQAMHVSALLLAARRLGWLTVKEETP; this comes from the coding sequence TTGCGACCCTGGACCCTGCTGCACAGCCGCACCGCGCTGCGCGACCGCTGGATCGACGTCACCGCGGACGCGGTGGAGGATGCGCGTGGCCATCGCCTGGATCCCTTCTATACCCTCGCCTATCCCGACTGGGTGCAGGTGGTGGCGCTGACCGCGGACGACCGGCTGGTGCTCGTCCGCCAGTACCGCCACGGGCTGCGCGGCCCCTCGCTGGAGCTGCCGGCGGGCGGCGTCGACGGCGACGAGGAGCCCTTGGCGGCCGGCGCGCGCGAGCTGATGGAGGAGACGGGCCACCAGGCCGTGGAGTGGCGGCACGTCGCCACCCTCTCGCCCAACACGGCGACGCACCGCAACCGCTGCCACAGCCTCCTCGCCCTGGGCTGCCGCCGGGTCGCCGAGCCGGCGCCGGGACCGGGCGAGGACATCGCCGTGGAGCTGCATCCCTGGCGGGAGGTGCTGGACCGCCTGCACGAGGGGCTGCTGCCCCAGGCCATGCATGTCTCCGCCCTGCTGCTGGCCGCGCGCCGGCTGGGATGGCTGACCGTCAAGGAAGAAACACCATGA
- a CDS encoding thermonuclease family protein yields the protein MLQRRRIFRPAPQPRRWRGLFLVAAAVVVVALFSGVGIPTNLLGSAPSEQRLTVTPGEVRVVDGETLRLGDRVVRLEGVEAPVRGQSCSDPAGRSFDCGARAAERLAEMVAERPLTCRVERHDAFRRAYGLCEAGGTAINRVLVAEGWALASSDDFEEQETAARTSGRGLWARGGRLPQGWHGR from the coding sequence GTGCTGCAACGTCGACGCATCTTCCGGCCCGCCCCCCAACCACGCCGCTGGCGGGGCCTGTTCCTCGTCGCCGCGGCGGTCGTGGTGGTCGCGCTGTTCTCCGGGGTGGGGATCCCCACCAACCTGCTCGGCTCCGCGCCCAGCGAGCAGCGCCTGACGGTGACGCCGGGCGAGGTGCGCGTGGTGGACGGGGAGACGCTTCGCCTGGGCGACCGCGTCGTGCGGCTCGAGGGGGTGGAGGCGCCCGTGCGCGGCCAGTCCTGCTCCGACCCGGCGGGCCGCAGCTTCGATTGCGGCGCCCGCGCGGCCGAGCGGCTGGCGGAGATGGTGGCGGAACGGCCGCTGACCTGCCGGGTGGAGCGGCACGATGCCTTCCGCCGGGCCTACGGCCTTTGCGAGGCCGGCGGGACGGCGATCAACCGGGTGCTGGTCGCCGAAGGCTGGGCCCTCGCCTCCTCCGACGATTTCGAGGAGCAGGAGACGGCCGCGAGGACGTCCGGGCGTGGCCTCTGGGCCCGGGGCGGCCGCCTGCCGCAGGGGTGGCACGGGCGCTGA
- the gltA gene encoding citrate synthase produces MSTNANGSVTITVDGSNRSSSAPLIQGSIGPAVADIRKIYADLGIFTFDPGFGMTAACDSKITYIDGDQGVLLYRGYPIEQLAEKSDFVEVSYLLLYGELPTKEELEKFRRGVTMHTMVHEQLRRFFDGFRRDAHPMAILCGVVGALSAFYHDSLDINDPQQREIAAFRLIAKVPTIAAWAYKYSIGQPFVYPRNDLSYAENFLYMLNAVPAEEYKVSPVLARAMDRILVLHADHEQNASTSTVRLAGSTGANPFACIAAGIAALWGPAHGGANEAVLKMLTEIGSPENIPAFIEKVKDKHSGVKLMGFGHRVYKNFDPRAKIMQATCHEVLAELGIKDEPLLDMAVEMERIALSDEYFISRKLYPNVDFYSGIILKAMGIPTHMFTVLFAVARTVGWVSQWKEMIEDPAQRIGRPRQVYTGATTRDFVSLDQRG; encoded by the coding sequence ATGAGCACCAATGCCAACGGGTCCGTCACGATCACGGTCGACGGATCGAACCGCAGCAGTTCGGCTCCCCTGATCCAGGGCTCGATCGGTCCGGCGGTCGCGGACATCCGCAAGATCTACGCCGACCTCGGCATCTTCACCTTCGATCCGGGCTTCGGCATGACCGCGGCCTGCGACAGCAAGATCACCTACATCGACGGCGACCAGGGCGTGCTGCTCTACCGCGGCTATCCGATCGAGCAGCTCGCGGAGAAGTCCGACTTCGTCGAGGTCTCCTACCTCCTGCTCTATGGCGAGCTGCCCACCAAGGAGGAGCTGGAGAAGTTCCGCCGCGGCGTGACGATGCACACGATGGTGCACGAGCAGCTGCGCCGCTTCTTCGACGGCTTCCGCCGCGACGCGCACCCGATGGCCATCCTGTGCGGCGTGGTCGGCGCCCTCTCCGCCTTCTATCACGACAGCCTGGACATCAACGACCCGCAGCAGCGCGAGATCGCGGCCTTCCGCCTGATCGCCAAGGTGCCGACGATCGCGGCCTGGGCCTACAAGTACTCGATCGGCCAGCCCTTCGTGTATCCGCGCAACGACCTGAGCTACGCCGAGAACTTCCTGTACATGCTCAACGCCGTGCCGGCGGAGGAATACAAGGTCAGCCCGGTCCTGGCCCGCGCCATGGACCGCATCCTGGTCCTGCACGCCGACCACGAGCAGAACGCCTCCACCTCGACGGTGCGGCTGGCGGGCTCGACCGGCGCCAACCCCTTCGCCTGCATCGCCGCCGGCATCGCCGCGCTGTGGGGCCCCGCCCATGGCGGCGCCAACGAGGCGGTGCTGAAGATGCTGACCGAGATCGGCAGCCCGGAGAACATCCCGGCCTTCATCGAGAAGGTGAAGGACAAGCACTCGGGCGTGAAGCTGATGGGCTTCGGCCACCGGGTCTACAAGAACTTCGACCCGCGCGCGAAGATCATGCAGGCGACCTGCCACGAGGTGCTGGCGGAGCTGGGCATCAAGGACGAGCCGCTGCTCGACATGGCGGTGGAGATGGAGCGGATCGCCCTGTCGGACGAATACTTCATCAGCCGCAAGCTGTACCCGAACGTGGACTTCTATTCCGGCATCATCCTCAAGGCGATGGGCATCCCCACCCACATGTTCACCGTGCTCTTCGCCGTGGCCCGCACCGTGGGCTGGGTGAGCCAGTGGAAGGAGATGATCGAGGATCCGGCGCAGCGCATCGGCCGCCCGCGGCAGGTCTATACCGGCGCCACCACGCGTGATTTCGTCAGCCTCGACCAGCGCGGCTGA
- a CDS encoding ABC transporter substrate-binding protein — protein sequence MMRRAMLLGAAACLAAATLPAASHAQGSGSPAAGAAPLSGTLTLYTSQLEPDAAQTAEAFRKLHPGVQVEWIRGGTNQILPRLRAEIAAGTPRADVLLLADALTFEGLAAEGRLRESPEVAIGRIPAERHDRRRRYFATKLITTGIAVNARAPFVPARWADLLRPEAKNLVAMPSPSVSGAAAIHVQSLAAAPGLGWDYIAALVKNGLQPRGGNGQVLQAVQTGERAFGIAVDYLTIREAARGAPIRWVAPEEGVSAVTEPAAILSTTRNAPAAIAFVSFLLSPEGQALAAKQGFLPADPEVAPPPGFPPTASLRILPLDAAAAAAESEAALRRFNTLVEP from the coding sequence ATGATGCGCCGCGCCATGCTGCTGGGAGCCGCCGCCTGCCTCGCCGCGGCCACCCTCCCTGCCGCCTCCCATGCGCAGGGAAGCGGGAGCCCGGCCGCGGGGGCGGCGCCGCTCTCCGGGACGCTGACCCTCTACACCAGCCAGCTCGAGCCCGATGCGGCGCAGACGGCCGAGGCGTTCCGCAAGCTGCATCCCGGCGTGCAGGTGGAATGGATCCGCGGCGGCACCAACCAGATCCTGCCGCGGCTGCGGGCCGAGATCGCGGCCGGCACCCCGCGCGCCGACGTGCTGCTGCTGGCCGATGCGCTGACCTTCGAGGGGCTGGCGGCCGAGGGCCGCCTGCGCGAGAGCCCGGAGGTGGCGATCGGCCGCATCCCCGCCGAGCGCCACGACCGGCGGCGGCGCTACTTCGCGACCAAGCTCATCACCACCGGCATCGCGGTGAACGCCCGCGCCCCCTTCGTCCCCGCCCGCTGGGCCGACCTGCTGCGGCCCGAGGCGAAGAACCTCGTCGCCATGCCCTCGCCCAGCGTCTCCGGCGCGGCGGCGATCCATGTCCAGTCCCTCGCGGCCGCGCCGGGGCTGGGCTGGGACTACATCGCGGCGCTGGTGAAGAACGGGCTGCAGCCGCGCGGCGGCAACGGCCAGGTGCTGCAGGCGGTGCAGACGGGCGAGCGCGCCTTCGGCATCGCCGTGGACTACCTGACCATCCGCGAGGCGGCGCGCGGCGCCCCGATCCGCTGGGTGGCGCCGGAGGAAGGGGTGAGCGCGGTGACGGAGCCGGCCGCGATCCTGTCCACCACCCGGAACGCCCCTGCCGCGATCGCCTTCGTCTCCTTCCTGCTCTCGCCCGAGGGCCAGGCGCTGGCGGCGAAGCAGGGCTTCCTGCCCGCCGATCCAGAGGTCGCGCCGCCCCCCGGCTTCCCGCCCACGGCCTCCCTCCGCATCCTGCCGCTTGACGCGGCCGCCGCCGCGGCGGAGAGCGAGGCGGCGCTGCGCCGCTTCAACACGCTGGTGGAGCCGTAA
- a CDS encoding ABC transporter permease, with amino-acid sequence MTAGTAARRVSGAAAPGPRHFPSPSVSGALPGLALGALAWLLVVGAAPLLRLLAEASGPALALLPADGAVWRAAWRSLVVATGSTLLATALGGALASLLLLRAPPARRVLLFLAILPVLVPPQVLALGFSQALGPSSPVLLAVGVAPPLGTPNPLHGPGGIILLLGLQGAPLVLLAVAALLRRVPGELLTAARGLGASGPEALRRAVWPLLWPGLLAGAGLAWVAALGNFGIAALLGIPARYPTLPVLIWQRLSGTGVGALGQAAALSLLLAALALPGLLAQRLATGREGLPSGRPFEPLPAGRGARLGAGLLWLGLAVVLLLPLLSLAAASAVPALGVPLAVTTVTLRHWSAAFAPGSQTLSALGHSLLLAGTAALLLAVASLPVALSLRARAVRIGAVAADMAYALPGGCTAISALLLALGVPGGGWTYGTLWLILFAYLARFQALALRPVAAAATRLDPRLDEAARGLGAGTWLRLTAIHLPPLAPALAAGGIMVALLAVNEVTISVLLHGPGSQTLGVLVFNLQDGGQGPQAAAVSLVALLLVAGLMGLATLSARHLPAGTLPWRP; translated from the coding sequence ATGACGGCAGGAACAGCCGCCCGGCGGGTGTCGGGTGCGGCGGCGCCGGGGCCGCGTCACTTCCCGTCCCCTTCGGTCTCCGGCGCGCTGCCGGGGCTGGCGCTGGGGGCCCTGGCCTGGCTCCTGGTGGTCGGCGCCGCCCCTCTGCTGCGCCTGCTGGCCGAGGCGTCGGGTCCCGCCCTGGCCCTGCTGCCCGCGGATGGCGCCGTCTGGCGCGCCGCCTGGCGCAGCCTGGTGGTGGCCACGGGCTCGACCCTGCTGGCCACAGCCCTGGGCGGGGCGCTCGCCTCCCTGCTGCTGCTGCGGGCGCCGCCCGCGCGGCGGGTCCTGCTCTTCCTCGCCATCCTGCCGGTGCTGGTGCCGCCGCAGGTGCTGGCGCTGGGCTTCTCCCAGGCGCTGGGCCCCTCCTCCCCCGTGCTGCTGGCCGTCGGCGTCGCGCCGCCGCTCGGCACGCCCAATCCGCTGCACGGGCCCGGGGGGATCATCCTGCTGCTGGGGCTGCAAGGGGCGCCATTGGTGCTGCTGGCCGTGGCCGCGCTGCTGCGCCGCGTTCCGGGCGAGCTGCTGACCGCCGCGCGCGGCCTCGGGGCCTCCGGGCCGGAAGCGCTGCGGCGGGCGGTCTGGCCGCTGCTCTGGCCGGGGCTGCTGGCTGGCGCGGGGCTGGCCTGGGTCGCGGCGCTCGGCAATTTCGGCATCGCCGCCCTGCTGGGCATCCCGGCGCGCTACCCCACCCTGCCGGTGCTGATCTGGCAGCGCCTGTCGGGCACCGGCGTCGGGGCGCTGGGGCAGGCGGCGGCGCTGTCGCTGCTGCTGGCCGCCCTCGCCCTGCCGGGCCTGCTGGCGCAGCGCCTCGCCACGGGGCGCGAGGGACTGCCCTCCGGCCGGCCCTTCGAGCCGCTTCCCGCCGGGCGCGGCGCGCGGCTGGGGGCGGGGCTGCTCTGGTTGGGCCTGGCCGTGGTGCTGCTGCTGCCGCTGCTGTCCCTGGCGGCGGCCTCCGCCGTCCCGGCCCTCGGGGTACCGCTGGCCGTCACCACCGTGACGCTGCGGCACTGGTCCGCCGCCTTCGCCCCCGGCTCGCAGACGCTGTCCGCCCTCGGCCACTCGCTGCTGCTGGCGGGGACGGCGGCGCTGCTGCTCGCCGTCGCCTCGCTGCCGGTGGCGCTGAGCCTGCGGGCCCGCGCCGTGCGGATCGGGGCGGTCGCCGCCGACATGGCCTATGCCCTGCCCGGCGGCTGTACCGCCATCTCCGCCCTGCTGCTGGCGCTGGGCGTGCCGGGCGGCGGCTGGACCTACGGGACGCTGTGGCTGATCCTCTTCGCCTACCTCGCCCGCTTCCAGGCGCTCGCGCTGCGCCCCGTCGCCGCGGCGGCCACGCGGCTGGACCCCCGGCTGGACGAGGCCGCCCGCGGCCTGGGCGCCGGGACCTGGCTGCGGTTGACCGCCATCCACCTGCCGCCCCTCGCGCCCGCCCTGGCGGCAGGCGGGATCATGGTGGCGCTGCTGGCGGTGAACGAGGTGACGATCTCCGTGCTCCTGCACGGGCCGGGGTCGCAGACCCTCGGGGTGCTGGTGTTCAACCTGCAGGATGGCGGGCAGGGTCCGCAGGCTGCGGCGGTGTCGCTGGTGGCGCTGCTGCTGGTGGCGGGGCTGATGGGCCTGGCAACGCTCTCGGCCCGTCACCTGCCGGCGGGCACCCTGCCCTGGCGGCCCTGA